A window of Ignavibacterium sp. contains these coding sequences:
- a CDS encoding DUF6498-containing protein, translated as MKSLKTKRKISFSELWNNVDFSKPSAWGVIGSNLAVIFFAIVDKLTATEVMWIYWIQSVIIGIFNFFRIMMLKNFTTKGLSANGKEVLPTKATKISTAIFFLFHYGFFHLVYAAFLFSFPTILGEEKKFEGGFYLLFTGVVFLINYGIEFYKEQTTLTDEIPNLGTVMFLPYFRIIPMHLAIILGGFIAASGSFFNTDTSFLVILLLMGIKTIIDLMTHSINVFTGLPTTQNP; from the coding sequence TTGAAATCATTAAAAACGAAAAGAAAAATTTCTTTCAGTGAATTATGGAACAATGTTGATTTTAGTAAACCATCTGCCTGGGGAGTAATTGGTTCAAACTTAGCGGTTATATTTTTTGCAATAGTTGATAAACTCACTGCTACTGAAGTTATGTGGATTTATTGGATTCAAAGCGTGATTATAGGAATATTTAATTTTTTCAGAATAATGATGTTAAAAAATTTTACTACAAAGGGATTGTCCGCAAACGGCAAAGAAGTCCTTCCAACCAAAGCAACAAAAATCTCTACAGCAATATTCTTTTTATTTCATTACGGATTTTTTCACCTGGTTTATGCTGCATTTCTTTTTTCTTTTCCAACCATTCTGGGCGAAGAGAAAAAGTTTGAAGGAGGATTTTATCTCCTGTTTACAGGAGTTGTCTTTCTTATAAATTATGGAATTGAATTTTACAAAGAACAAACTACATTAACTGATGAAATTCCCAATCTCGGAACAGTGATGTTTCTGCCATATTTCAGAATTATTCCAATGCACTTAGCAATTATTTTGGGTGGATTTATTGCTGCATCGGGTTCATTTTTTAATACCGATACTTCTTTCCTCGTAATTTTACTTCTGATGGGAATTAAAACAATCATTGATTTGATGACTCATTCAATAAATGTTTTTACGGGATTGCCAACGACCCAAAATCCATAG
- a CDS encoding ChbG/HpnK family deacetylase: MKKLRILIFVLSAFILLNAQNKQEEKILLIRCDDIGMSHSVNLAAKELIDARLKFSTSVMVPCAWFDEAVSILKEAKNVSIGVHLTLNSEWKNYRWGPVAGVSRVPSLVDSLGYFFPSRAKFFENNPSVEEVEIELRAQIEKALKAGLNISYLDYHMGTAVDLFLKRIFSYQE, encoded by the coding sequence ATGAAAAAACTTCGCATATTAATTTTTGTTTTATCGGCATTTATTCTTTTGAATGCTCAAAATAAACAAGAAGAAAAGATTCTGCTGATAAGGTGTGATGATATTGGAATGTCTCACTCGGTAAACTTAGCTGCAAAAGAATTAATTGATGCGAGATTAAAATTTTCTACGTCAGTTATGGTTCCCTGTGCGTGGTTTGATGAAGCAGTTTCAATATTGAAAGAAGCAAAAAATGTGAGCATCGGTGTTCATCTTACATTAAATTCAGAATGGAAAAATTATCGTTGGGGTCCGGTTGCTGGAGTTTCAAGAGTTCCATCATTAGTTGATTCACTTGGTTACTTCTTCCCTTCAAGAGCAAAATTTTTTGAAAATAATCCTTCTGTTGAAGAGGTTGAAATTGAACTCCGTGCTCAGATTGAAAAAGCTCTTAAAGCAGGATTAAATATTTCTTACCTCGATTATCATATGGGCACTGCAGTTGACTTATTCTTGAAAAGAATTTTCAGTTATCAGGAATAA
- the hisH gene encoding imidazole glycerol phosphate synthase subunit HisH, with protein MTTIVDFGDINSREVAEVLKNITDDFIVSSSEVDICRADKIIFPGAGSAKDVMKKIHLLNLFSVLRIIIDKPMLGIGLGMQIMCEHTSEGNLSCLGIFPGGIIKIENSNQSETHEGFDKVKIIKDCPLFIDIPTDSEFYFKHSYFLPINEFTVATSKRGDREFTSAIQKDLSFGVQFHPEKSGEAGLKLLENFIKL; from the coding sequence ATGACAACAATTGTTGACTTTGGTGATATCAATTCTAGGGAAGTTGCAGAAGTACTTAAAAATATAACTGATGATTTTATCGTATCATCGAGTGAGGTTGATATTTGTCGCGCTGATAAAATAATTTTTCCTGGTGCAGGAAGTGCAAAAGATGTAATGAAAAAGATTCATCTGCTTAACCTTTTTTCAGTGCTTCGGATAATAATTGATAAACCAATGCTCGGTATCGGTTTGGGTATGCAGATAATGTGTGAACACACTTCAGAAGGAAATCTTTCCTGCCTTGGAATATTTCCTGGAGGTATAATCAAGATTGAAAATTCAAATCAAAGTGAAACACACGAAGGTTTTGATAAAGTGAAGATAATTAAAGATTGCCCGTTATTCATTGACATTCCAACCGATTCAGAGTTTTACTTTAAGCATTCTTACTTTTTACCAATAAATGAATTTACTGTTGCAACAAGTAAGAGAGGCGACAGAGAGTTTACTTCAGCTATTCAAAAAGATTTATCTTTTGGGGTTCAGTTTCATCCTGAAAAATCAGGCGAAGCAGGATTGAAACTTCTGGAAAATTTCATAAAGCTTTAA
- the rocF gene encoding arginase — translation MPRENISIIGFPMDLGSGRRGVDMGPSALRIANLERRLRNLGYKVEDLGDIKIKIMEKQRVGDPKLRYLNEVLKTSLTLARTVEKVLDKGNFPLCIGGDHSMAIGTIAGIAAHCRKNKKSLGVIWIDAHADMNTHETTPSGNIHGMPLAASMGLGHPSLVNFYGFKPKLKPEHCALIGIRSVDIEERKNIRKLNPTVYTMSDIDKLGIHRVISRVLKQFRQQVDHIHISFDVDSVDPSIAPGVGTPVKGGLNYREAHLLMETIAECGCMSSLEVAEVNPILDVHNTSAVFAAELIASSMGQRIL, via the coding sequence ATGCCAAGAGAAAATATTTCAATAATCGGATTTCCAATGGATCTCGGCTCAGGCAGAAGAGGTGTTGATATGGGTCCTTCTGCATTGAGAATTGCTAACCTTGAAAGACGACTTCGTAACCTCGGTTATAAAGTTGAAGATTTGGGCGACATCAAAATCAAAATAATGGAGAAGCAAAGAGTCGGGGATCCAAAACTTCGTTATTTGAATGAAGTTTTAAAGACCTCATTAACACTTGCCAGAACAGTTGAGAAAGTTCTCGATAAAGGAAATTTCCCTCTTTGCATCGGAGGTGATCATTCAATGGCTATAGGAACGATTGCCGGAATTGCTGCTCATTGCAGAAAAAATAAAAAGTCACTCGGTGTTATATGGATTGATGCACACGCTGATATGAATACTCACGAAACTACGCCAAGTGGGAACATTCACGGAATGCCTCTTGCTGCTTCAATGGGACTTGGTCATCCGTCGTTGGTAAATTTTTATGGATTCAAACCAAAACTTAAACCGGAACATTGTGCACTGATTGGAATAAGAAGCGTTGATATTGAAGAAAGAAAAAATATCCGAAAGTTGAATCCAACTGTTTATACAATGAGTGATATCGATAAACTTGGTATTCACAGAGTCATATCTCGGGTATTAAAACAATTTCGTCAACAGGTTGATCATATTCATATCAGTTTTGATGTTGATAGTGTTGATCCGTCAATTGCACCGGGCGTTGGAACTCCGGTTAAAGGCGGATTAAATTATCGCGAAGCTCACTTACTAATGGAAACAATAGCTGAGTGTGGTTGTATGTCTTCGCTCGAAGTTGCCGAAGTAAATCCAATTCTCGATGTTCATAATACAAGCGCAGTGTTTGCTGCTGAACTTATTGCTTCAAGTATGGGACAAAGAATATTGTGA
- a CDS encoding thioesterase family protein produces the protein MEKRKEFSSFETEIIVRPDDIDMNNHVHNSKYLDYVQTARYIQMRDNYKFPMEEYLERGYNWYASTAHIEFKRSLKFGDIAVVKTQIKEWSGAQVIINFWIMNKQTNKVAAEGYIVYTFVSLSSGRPVRIPEDVLERHNI, from the coding sequence ATGGAAAAAAGAAAAGAATTCTCTTCATTCGAAACTGAAATAATTGTAAGACCAGATGATATTGATATGAACAATCATGTTCACAATTCAAAATATCTCGATTATGTTCAAACCGCCCGTTACATTCAGATGCGTGATAATTATAAATTTCCTATGGAAGAGTATCTTGAGCGGGGATACAACTGGTATGCAAGCACAGCACACATTGAGTTCAAGCGTTCATTAAAGTTTGGTGATATTGCTGTTGTAAAAACTCAGATTAAAGAATGGAGCGGTGCTCAGGTAATAATCAATTTCTGGATAATGAACAAGCAAACCAATAAAGTAGCTGCAGAAGGTTATATAGTTTATACATTTGTTTCTCTTTCTTCCGGAAGACCTGTTAGAATTCCCGAAGATGTGCTCGAAAGACACAACATCTGA
- a CDS encoding SpoIID/LytB domain-containing protein, which produces MKFNTEPWLNVGILTDDKINFELYGDFSSIVTNKTLNGVFTAELKNNKIICKGNNITVEAEEEIIFEPSDPVSESFLLRDVIIGVKFHWERREKQRFNYFLKIIKNGNQLTAINYLPVEAYLTSVISSEMSAKCSINLLRSQAVVARSWLLAQLQNKEKEKIKDPSLKPVKTDEELITWYDREAHTLFDVCADDHCQRFQGVTKVTTDTAFKAIKDTRGIVLISDDEICDTRYSKSCGGMSESYENVWEPVKYKYLQPVIDYKFEPENLELDLTKEENAVKWIKANPPAFCNTSDPKILNQILLDYDQETKDFYRWKVEYSQNELSNLIKEKLGIDFGDIVDLVPVERGYSARLIKLKIVGTKKSLVIGKELEIRRVLSPSHLYSSAFYVEKENISEGIPQKFILFGAGWGHGVGLCQIGAAVMAEQGYQFDEILIHYFPNAQIKRIYS; this is translated from the coding sequence ATGAAGTTTAATACCGAACCCTGGCTAAATGTTGGTATTCTTACTGACGATAAAATTAATTTTGAACTTTACGGTGATTTCAGTTCCATTGTAACAAACAAAACTTTAAATGGAGTTTTTACCGCAGAGCTGAAAAACAATAAAATTATTTGTAAAGGAAATAACATCACTGTTGAAGCAGAAGAAGAAATAATCTTTGAACCTTCTGACCCGGTATCAGAAAGTTTCTTGCTTCGTGATGTTATTATTGGAGTTAAGTTTCACTGGGAAAGAAGAGAGAAGCAACGATTCAATTATTTTCTGAAAATAATTAAAAACGGAAATCAGCTTACCGCAATAAACTATCTTCCTGTTGAAGCTTATCTGACAAGCGTTATTTCATCAGAAATGAGTGCAAAGTGTTCAATTAATTTGCTTCGCTCACAAGCAGTTGTTGCAAGAAGTTGGTTACTTGCTCAACTTCAAAATAAGGAAAAAGAAAAAATTAAAGACCCTTCGCTCAAGCCGGTAAAAACTGACGAAGAACTAATTACCTGGTATGACCGCGAAGCTCACACACTTTTTGATGTTTGTGCGGATGACCATTGCCAGAGATTTCAGGGAGTTACAAAAGTTACAACAGATACAGCATTCAAAGCTATTAAAGATACACGAGGAATTGTTCTGATTAGTGATGATGAAATTTGTGATACAAGATATTCCAAATCCTGTGGAGGAATGAGTGAATCTTATGAAAATGTTTGGGAACCTGTGAAGTATAAATATTTACAACCGGTTATTGATTATAAGTTTGAACCTGAAAATCTTGAGCTTGATTTAACAAAAGAAGAAAATGCTGTTAAGTGGATTAAAGCCAATCCACCTGCATTCTGTAATACAAGCGACCCAAAAATTCTTAATCAGATTTTACTGGATTATGACCAGGAAACAAAAGATTTTTATCGCTGGAAAGTTGAGTATTCACAAAACGAATTGAGTAATCTGATTAAAGAGAAACTTGGAATTGATTTCGGAGACATAGTTGATCTTGTTCCCGTTGAAAGAGGTTACTCTGCAAGATTAATTAAATTGAAAATTGTTGGAACTAAAAAATCTTTAGTCATTGGCAAAGAATTGGAAATCAGAAGAGTGCTTTCTCCAAGCCATCTTTACAGCAGTGCATTTTATGTTGAAAAGGAAAATATAAGCGAGGGCATTCCACAGAAATTTATTTTATTCGGGGCTGGGTGGGGACACGGTGTTGGCTTATGCCAGATTGGTGCGGCAGTAATGGCAGAGCAAGGTTATCAGTTTGATGAGATACTCATTCATTATTTCCCAAATGCTCAGATAAAACGGATTTATAGCTGA
- a CDS encoding Arc family DNA-binding protein, with product MAEKKKFLLRIDEKIYAALEKWAADELRSINAQIEFLLTDALKKSGRMPQRDEENKDNPTNPNP from the coding sequence ATGGCTGAAAAGAAAAAATTTTTGCTGAGAATTGATGAGAAAATCTATGCCGCCCTTGAAAAATGGGCGGCTGATGAATTGAGAAGTATAAACGCTCAAATTGAGTTTCTTCTGACCGATGCATTAAAAAAATCCGGTAGAATGCCTCAAAGAGATGAAGAAAACAAAGACAATCCGACCAATCCCAACCCTTAA
- the msrA gene encoding peptide-methionine (S)-S-oxide reductase MsrA, whose product MDNQVKSNLEIATFGSGCFWCTEAIFERVKGVQKVISGYSGGTTDNPTYKEVCTGTTGHAECTQIYFDPSIITYDELLEIFWKTHDPTTLNRQGNDVGTQYRSVIFYHNEEQKQKAEYYRKKLEEEKIWDNPIVTEIVEFKKFYPAEDYHQNYYENNPYQGYCAFVITPKVEKFEKIFKDKLKK is encoded by the coding sequence ATGGACAATCAAGTTAAAAGCAATTTAGAAATCGCAACCTTTGGTTCAGGTTGCTTCTGGTGCACGGAAGCAATATTCGAAAGAGTTAAAGGTGTTCAAAAAGTTATTTCAGGTTACTCAGGTGGCACAACTGATAATCCCACTTACAAAGAAGTTTGTACCGGCACTACGGGTCACGCTGAATGTACACAAATTTATTTTGACCCATCAATAATAACTTATGATGAATTGCTTGAGATATTTTGGAAAACTCACGATCCGACAACATTAAACCGACAAGGGAATGATGTTGGTACTCAGTATCGTTCGGTAATCTTTTATCACAACGAAGAGCAGAAACAAAAAGCAGAGTACTATAGAAAGAAACTTGAAGAAGAAAAAATCTGGGACAACCCAATTGTAACAGAGATAGTTGAGTTTAAAAAATTCTATCCAGCAGAAGACTATCATCAAAATTATTATGAGAATAATCCATATCAGGGTTATTGTGCTTTTGTTATTACACCCAAGGTTGAAAAGTTTGAGAAAATATTTAAGGATAAACTGAAAAAGTAA
- a CDS encoding S9 family peptidase produces the protein MIERIKPAIAYLIIILFASFANHSVAQKKQLTFNQVYMFGEPRLINQLPRNIVWFDDENYLQQKRIDGSTAIVKVNASTGKEEVLIKYSDYDDVLLEYELTLDDNILKTDDYKGFILKKDNDFYFFSLTTKELKRLTTDNQEKANPTLSPDGKKLAYTKNRDLYYVDIESGKETRITFDASETVYNGWASWVYYEEILGRSSNYRAFWWSPNSEMIAFLRTDDSPVPKFPLYKADGVHGELEWEHYPKSGDPNPNVKMGIAHLSDNKIIWVEEDETADQYTAWPFWTPDSKELFYQVLNRGQDHLQILAANPTTGKNRLVYEEKQSSFVEFFEDIHIFNDGSGFILRSDKDGYRHLYYYDMKGNLKSQLTKGDWTVTEINLVDEKNKKVYFEGNKDNSLDNHLFVVNLDGKGLTRLTKTSGTHDAKLSKQGSFFIDTYSSLNDPGKMELFNSKGESIRVLGERKSALMDEYQFGKAELFKIKTSDGIELPAMWVLPPDFDPTKKYPVLFSVYGGPGVKDVKNAFSSFLDRFFISQNGIIYFVVDHRGSEHFGKKGLAMMHRNLGKWEMNDYIEAVKYLRTLPFVDSTKIGITGGSYGGYVTCMALTYGADYFTHGIADFSVTDWHLYDNVYTERYMDKPEENPEGYKFGSALTHADKYKGYLLITHGTLDDNVHMQNTIQLVDKFTTLNKDFELMLYPNERHGIGFPKWTHARREYVQFWFKHFLGKDFVNE, from the coding sequence ATGATTGAAAGAATTAAACCCGCTATAGCTTATTTGATAATAATTCTTTTCGCCTCTTTTGCAAATCATTCTGTTGCTCAGAAAAAGCAGCTTACTTTTAATCAGGTTTATATGTTCGGCGAACCAAGATTGATTAATCAATTGCCGCGCAACATCGTTTGGTTTGATGATGAAAATTATCTTCAACAAAAAAGAATTGATGGAAGTACTGCAATAGTAAAAGTTAACGCATCAACCGGCAAAGAAGAAGTGCTTATTAAGTACTCTGATTATGATGATGTTTTGCTTGAATACGAATTAACTTTAGATGATAACATTCTGAAGACAGATGATTATAAAGGATTCATCTTAAAGAAAGATAATGATTTTTATTTCTTCTCATTAACCACCAAAGAACTGAAACGGCTTACAACTGATAATCAGGAAAAAGCAAATCCAACATTATCTCCTGACGGGAAAAAATTAGCGTACACAAAAAACCGGGATCTCTACTATGTTGATATTGAAAGTGGGAAAGAAACGCGAATTACATTTGATGCCTCCGAAACTGTTTATAATGGTTGGGCATCGTGGGTTTACTATGAAGAAATACTTGGTCGCTCATCAAATTACAGAGCTTTCTGGTGGTCGCCAAACAGTGAAATGATTGCTTTCCTCAGAACAGATGATTCACCTGTTCCAAAATTTCCTTTGTATAAAGCTGATGGTGTTCACGGCGAACTTGAGTGGGAACACTATCCCAAATCAGGTGATCCAAATCCAAATGTGAAAATGGGAATCGCACATCTTTCAGACAATAAAATTATTTGGGTTGAAGAAGATGAAACTGCGGATCAATATACTGCATGGCCTTTCTGGACACCAGACAGCAAAGAACTTTTCTATCAGGTTTTGAATCGCGGACAAGATCATCTTCAGATTCTTGCTGCAAATCCCACAACAGGAAAAAACAGATTGGTTTATGAAGAAAAACAGTCGAGCTTTGTTGAATTCTTTGAAGATATACACATTTTTAATGATGGCAGCGGATTTATACTTCGCTCCGATAAAGATGGATACAGACATCTTTATTATTACGATATGAAAGGAAATCTGAAATCTCAACTTACCAAAGGGGATTGGACTGTAACAGAAATAAATCTTGTTGATGAAAAAAATAAAAAAGTTTACTTCGAAGGAAATAAGGACAATTCGCTTGATAATCATCTTTTTGTTGTAAACCTTGATGGAAAAGGATTAACCAGGCTGACTAAAACTTCAGGCACACACGATGCTAAACTTTCAAAGCAAGGTTCATTCTTTATCGATACTTATAGTTCATTAAATGATCCGGGCAAAATGGAATTATTTAATTCAAAAGGTGAATCAATACGAGTTCTTGGCGAAAGAAAAAGTGCCTTAATGGATGAATATCAGTTCGGGAAGGCAGAATTGTTCAAGATTAAAACTTCAGATGGAATTGAACTTCCGGCAATGTGGGTGCTTCCACCGGATTTTGATCCGACTAAAAAATATCCCGTTCTGTTTTCAGTTTATGGTGGTCCTGGTGTTAAGGATGTTAAGAATGCATTCTCATCTTTCCTTGACAGATTTTTTATCTCACAAAATGGAATAATTTATTTTGTTGTTGATCATCGGGGAAGCGAGCATTTTGGTAAGAAAGGTTTGGCAATGATGCACCGCAATTTGGGTAAATGGGAAATGAATGATTATATCGAAGCAGTTAAGTATCTGCGAACTCTTCCTTTTGTTGATTCAACAAAAATCGGAATCACAGGCGGAAGCTACGGAGGATATGTTACCTGTATGGCATTAACTTATGGAGCAGATTATTTCACTCACGGTATTGCTGACTTTTCTGTTACTGATTGGCATTTATACGACAATGTTTACACAGAAAGATATATGGATAAACCGGAAGAAAATCCGGAAGGTTATAAATTTGGTTCGGCTTTAACTCACGCTGATAAATATAAAGGATACCTTTTGATCACACACGGAACACTCGATGATAATGTTCACATGCAAAACACAATTCAGCTCGTTGACAAATTCACAACTCTGAATAAAGATTTTGAGTTAATGCTTTATCCTAATGAAAGACACGGAATTGGTTTTCCTAAATGGACACATGCAAGAAGAGAATATGTTCAATTCTGGTTTAAACATTTTCTCGGGAAAGATTTTGTGAATGAATAA
- a CDS encoding sigma-70 family RNA polymerase sigma factor, producing MNKPNSSDYELLQRVLKRDSKALEALYDKYSPLLFTLIKRIVKDDKLAEEVLADVFVIIWQKTNLYNFDYRNVFGWIVLLTKNKAVDTLRRKNGNVKVEYSDEFENTFIIPTIYDYNDFGFDEAVNKSEQLKSAVSKLTEAQRYVLQLAFFEGMTQSEIAAKLKIPLPTVKSKIKVALNTLKEKMNSEEV from the coding sequence GTGAATAAACCAAATTCAAGTGATTACGAATTATTGCAGAGAGTACTTAAAAGAGACTCCAAAGCACTCGAGGCATTGTATGATAAATACTCTCCTTTATTGTTCACACTTATAAAAAGAATTGTTAAAGATGATAAACTTGCGGAAGAAGTTCTGGCTGATGTATTTGTTATTATCTGGCAAAAAACAAATCTATATAATTTTGATTACAGAAATGTTTTCGGTTGGATTGTTTTACTTACAAAAAACAAAGCCGTTGATACATTAAGAAGAAAAAACGGTAATGTAAAAGTTGAGTACAGTGATGAATTCGAAAACACTTTTATCATTCCAACAATTTATGATTATAATGATTTTGGATTTGATGAAGCAGTAAACAAAAGCGAACAATTAAAATCAGCGGTTTCAAAACTTACAGAAGCACAAAGATATGTTCTTCAGTTAGCATTCTTTGAGGGAATGACTCAAAGCGAAATAGCCGCAAAACTTAAAATCCCTCTCCCAACAGTCAAATCAAAAATTAAAGTTGCATTGAACACATTAAAAGAAAAAATGAATTCAGAGGAAGTGTGA
- a CDS encoding SPFH domain-containing protein — protein sequence MEKIAEKKANKLNGFLMLLVLLGLIALEIYLLVSGIRTNNAPILWIFIPMLIVIILIASGFIVVQPNDSRVLILFGKYTGTVRESGFWWVNPFTVRKKVSLRIRNFNSQKIKVNDLHGNPIEIGAVVVWRVIDTAKAVFDVENYEQFVDVQSETAIRQLASEYPYDVDQEDMPSLRGTPQEIAESLKNMLQLRLEVAGVEIIEARISHLAYAPEIAQAMLRRQQAQAIIAARTKIVEGAVGMVEMALKALSDQNIVKLDEDKKATMVNNLMVALVSETEVQPIVNTGTLYQ from the coding sequence ATGGAAAAAATAGCAGAAAAAAAAGCAAATAAACTAAATGGCTTTTTAATGCTTTTAGTGCTTCTCGGCTTAATAGCCCTGGAAATTTATCTTTTAGTTTCGGGTATCCGGACAAATAATGCACCAATTCTTTGGATTTTCATTCCAATGCTCATTGTAATTATTCTCATAGCAAGTGGATTTATTGTAGTTCAACCGAACGACTCAAGAGTTTTAATTTTATTCGGTAAGTACACAGGCACCGTTCGGGAATCCGGATTTTGGTGGGTAAATCCATTTACAGTAAGAAAAAAAGTTTCATTAAGAATCCGGAACTTTAACAGCCAGAAAATAAAGGTGAATGATCTTCATGGGAATCCGATTGAAATCGGAGCTGTTGTTGTCTGGCGTGTGATTGATACAGCCAAAGCTGTTTTTGATGTTGAGAACTACGAACAATTTGTTGATGTTCAAAGTGAAACTGCAATCAGGCAGCTTGCTTCTGAATATCCATATGATGTTGATCAGGAAGATATGCCAAGCTTACGAGGAACTCCGCAGGAAATTGCAGAAAGTCTTAAAAACATGCTTCAGCTTAGACTTGAAGTTGCTGGAGTTGAAATAATTGAGGCACGAATTTCTCATCTCGCATATGCACCTGAAATTGCTCAGGCAATGTTGAGAAGACAGCAAGCTCAGGCAATCATTGCAGCAAGAACTAAAATTGTTGAAGGTGCTGTTGGAATGGTTGAAATGGCATTGAAAGCTCTCAGTGACCAAAACATTGTTAAACTTGATGAAGACAAGAAAGCAACAATGGTAAATAATTTAATGGTTGCTCTGGTCTCAGAAACAGAAGTTCAACCAATTGTAAATACCGGAACTCTTTATCAATAA
- the amrB gene encoding AmmeMemoRadiSam system protein B, giving the protein MINRNHFLFKVLFVLLMISFSVQGQSVREIRDSVGFCWNGSEMDSFIYWLDNNKIVNEDFESENLFAAISPHDDYLYAGRIYYPVYKMIKAKEIIIFGVTHGAVRKAINDPQNILIMDGFDYWKGPYGNIKVSDLRNEIKSKLDTDFYEVNNLAHSLEHSIEALIPFLQHYNREIKITPVMVTRMPFDRMDSIAVKLSEVILNYANEKNLKPGKDLFLLISNDANHYGEDFNNYPYGLDEVAHERATNEDRRIASLFNGDISTGKIADLTKELWTETEAKEIYPLWCGRYPIIMGLLTAKHLSEKLGKSISGKLFCYSDTFSEKVLSFNKSEMGLTAPFSLKHWVGFLSAGFYLK; this is encoded by the coding sequence ATGATTAACAGAAACCACTTCCTGTTTAAAGTTCTGTTTGTTCTGCTAATGATTTCATTTTCTGTTCAAGGACAATCCGTAAGAGAAATTCGTGATAGTGTCGGATTTTGTTGGAATGGCAGCGAAATGGATTCGTTTATTTACTGGCTGGATAATAATAAGATAGTAAATGAGGACTTTGAATCGGAAAATTTATTTGCCGCAATTTCACCACACGATGATTATTTATATGCCGGAAGAATTTATTATCCGGTTTACAAAATGATTAAAGCAAAAGAGATAATCATATTTGGTGTTACTCACGGAGCAGTTCGAAAAGCAATCAATGATCCTCAGAATATTTTAATAATGGATGGATTTGATTATTGGAAAGGACCTTATGGAAATATAAAAGTTTCGGATTTACGAAATGAAATCAAGTCGAAACTTGACACTGATTTTTATGAAGTTAATAATCTTGCTCATTCACTCGAGCATTCTATCGAAGCACTGATTCCATTTCTACAGCATTATAATCGGGAAATAAAAATCACACCGGTTATGGTAACAAGAATGCCTTTTGATAGGATGGATTCTATTGCAGTAAAGCTATCAGAAGTAATTTTAAACTATGCTAATGAGAAAAATCTTAAACCAGGAAAAGATTTATTTCTTCTTATTTCTAATGATGCAAATCATTACGGAGAGGATTTTAACAATTATCCTTATGGACTTGATGAGGTTGCACATGAAAGAGCAACTAATGAAGATAGAAGAATTGCTTCTCTTTTTAACGGCGATATTTCAACCGGGAAAATTGCGGATTTAACAAAAGAGCTTTGGACAGAAACTGAGGCAAAAGAAATTTATCCTCTGTGGTGTGGAAGATATCCAATAATAATGGGATTACTAACAGCAAAGCATCTGTCAGAAAAATTAGGAAAGAGTATTAGTGGGAAACTCTTCTGTTATTCAGATACTTTTTCAGAAAAAGTTTTATCATTCAATAAATCTGAAATGGGGTTGACAGCTCCATTTTCCCTCAAGCATTGGGTCGGATTTTTGTCAGCGGGATTTTATCTGAAATAA